The following are encoded together in the Chanodichthys erythropterus isolate Z2021 chromosome 16, ASM2448905v1, whole genome shotgun sequence genome:
- the bcl6ab gene encoding BCL6A transcription repressor b isoform X1, translating into MIFMIFLMSNYLALQKREGRKVRIPPLVCQWLSPLVKFRELRAASSQKSSSKNCLRWTLPRKIHQVNNMSSAADGCVKFTRHAGDVLFNFNRLRSRNILTDVTIMVGGQQFQAHKTVLMACSGLFYSMFADTHKSNLSFISLDPKVDPDGFAILLEFMYTSCLTLKDNFIIATLNTATYLQMDHVMDTCQRFIDSRGLCVKQTRAEMLVKHGCLSSEAPFILRDALNSQSGVNFSTYGPPNLHYAVSTSTESPTRFYRHLPLSLETSNTTNPLWQIPKTGVIARQQHSLPDSGDSARMMTNAGVTESREERKRPSVLFRSARAEGDRKAANVHSEVENTEPCHTSGPESPLRSDCQPNSPAESSSCSRGAASPPSSISHPKVHNWKKYKFIVLNSTDGGTDNSSLTPSHIVTESTNKSNEGRGQLIMDSRSADDCIKKEERGSLPNSLTEESSMGPTRSERDRLYCNECESKSESDAEKPQWLQDGKPYKCDRCQAMFRYKGNLASHKSVHTGEKPYRCNVCGAQFNRPANLKTHSRIHSGEKPYKCETCGSCFVQVAHLRAHVLIHTGEKPYPCDICGTRFRHLQTLKSHLRIHTGEKPYHCENCDLHFRHKSQLRLHLRQKHGAVTNTKVQYRKSRTDLPVGSLVTS; encoded by the exons atgatttttatgatatttttgatgagcAATTATTTAGCACTACAGAAGCGTGAAGGCCGAAAGGTCCGGATCCCCCCTCTTGTGTGTCAGTGGTTGAGTCCACTGGTAAAATTCCGAGAATTGAGAGCTGCGTCTTCTCAGAAGAGTTCTTCCAAGAACTGTCTCCGCTGGACACTTCCAAGAAAAATACACCAG GTGAACAATATGTCGAGTGCAGCAGACGGCTGCGTTAAATTCACTCGCCACGCCGGTGATGTGCTGTTCAACTTCAACCGCCTACGCAGCAGAAACATCCTGACTGATGTCACCATTATGGTCGGTGGGCAGCAATTTCAAGCCCACAAAACAGTTCTGATGGCATGCAG CGGCCTCTTCTACTCCATGTTTGCAGACACTCATAAGAGCAACTTGAGCTTCATAAGTTTAGATCCAAAGGTGGACCCCGATGGCTTCGCCATACTGCTGGAGTTCATGTATACGTCTTGCCTCACTCTTAAAGATAACTTCATTATAGCCACCCTCAACACAGCCACATACTTACAGATGGACCATGTGATGGACACATGCCAGAGGTTCATAGACTCCAG GGGCTTGTGTGTGAAGCAGACCAGAGCAGAGATGCTGGTTAAGCACGGCTGTTTATCATCAGAAGCTCCCTTCATCCTTAGAGATGCCCTGAACAGCCAATCCGGTGTTAACTTTAGCACTTACGGTCCTCCCAACCTGCACTATGCAGTCAGCACTTCCACCGAAAGCCCGACTCGCTTCTACAGACATCTGCCGCTCTCGCTGGAGACCTCCAACACCACAAACCCCCTTTGGCAGATCCCCAAGACCGGCGTAATAGCCCGTCAACAGCACTCCCTGCCAGACAGCGGAGACTCGGCTAGGATGATGACTAACGCAGGAGTCACGGAATCCAGAGAAGAGAGGAAACGTCCATCTGTGCTCTTTCGTTCAGCTCGAGCCGAGGGAGACCGGAAGGCTGCGAATGTGCATTCAGAGGTGGAGAACACTGAACCGTGTCACACCAGTGGTCCCGAGAGCCCTCTTAGATCAGACTGCCAGCCCAACTCACCCGCAGAGTCCAGCAGCTGCAGTCGAGGGGCGGCGTCTCCTCCCAGCTCCATCAGTCACCCAAAGGTCCACAACTGGAAGAAGTACAAGTTCATTGTGCTGAACTCCACAGATGGAGGGACTGACAATAGTTCACTAACTCCATCCCACATAGTTACAGAATCCACCAACAAGAGCAATGAAGGCAGAGGGCAGCTCATTATGGATAGCAG ATCTGCGGATGATTGCATCAAAAAAGAAGAGCGTGGCTCACTACCTAACTCTTTGACAGAGGAGAGCAGCATGGGACCCACAAGATCAG AGAGGGACAGACTCTACTGCAACGAGTGCGAGTCCAAGAGTGAATCTGATGCAGAAAAACCTCAGTGGCTGCAGGATGGAAAACCATACAAATGTGACCGCTGCCAAGCCATGTTCCGCTATAAAGGAAACCTAGCTAGCCACAAGTCCGTCCACACag GAGAGAAACCGTACCGCTGCAATGTATGCGGAGCTCAGTTCAACAGGCCTGCCAATCTGAAGACGCATTCACGGATCCACTCAGGAGAAAAACCATACAAATGTGAAACCTGCGGCTCTTGCTTTgtccag GTGGCTCACCTAAGGGCTCACGTactgatccacactggagagaaaccataCCCGTGTGACATCTGCGGAACACGCTTCCGCCACCTCCAGACGCTGAAGAGTCACTTAAGAATACACACAGGCGAGAAGCCTTATCAT TGTGAGAATTGTGACCTGCACTTCCGTCACAAGAGTCAGCTGCGTCTGCATCTGCGGCAGAAGCATGGTGCGGTCACCAACACCAAAGTCCAGTACCGCAAAAGCAGAACAGACCTGCCTGTCGGCTCCCTCGTGACCTCTTGA
- the bcl6ab gene encoding BCL6A transcription repressor b isoform X2, which translates to MSSAADGCVKFTRHAGDVLFNFNRLRSRNILTDVTIMVGGQQFQAHKTVLMACSGLFYSMFADTHKSNLSFISLDPKVDPDGFAILLEFMYTSCLTLKDNFIIATLNTATYLQMDHVMDTCQRFIDSRGLCVKQTRAEMLVKHGCLSSEAPFILRDALNSQSGVNFSTYGPPNLHYAVSTSTESPTRFYRHLPLSLETSNTTNPLWQIPKTGVIARQQHSLPDSGDSARMMTNAGVTESREERKRPSVLFRSARAEGDRKAANVHSEVENTEPCHTSGPESPLRSDCQPNSPAESSSCSRGAASPPSSISHPKVHNWKKYKFIVLNSTDGGTDNSSLTPSHIVTESTNKSNEGRGQLIMDSRSADDCIKKEERGSLPNSLTEESSMGPTRSERDRLYCNECESKSESDAEKPQWLQDGKPYKCDRCQAMFRYKGNLASHKSVHTGEKPYRCNVCGAQFNRPANLKTHSRIHSGEKPYKCETCGSCFVQVAHLRAHVLIHTGEKPYPCDICGTRFRHLQTLKSHLRIHTGEKPYHCENCDLHFRHKSQLRLHLRQKHGAVTNTKVQYRKSRTDLPVGSLVTS; encoded by the exons ATGTCGAGTGCAGCAGACGGCTGCGTTAAATTCACTCGCCACGCCGGTGATGTGCTGTTCAACTTCAACCGCCTACGCAGCAGAAACATCCTGACTGATGTCACCATTATGGTCGGTGGGCAGCAATTTCAAGCCCACAAAACAGTTCTGATGGCATGCAG CGGCCTCTTCTACTCCATGTTTGCAGACACTCATAAGAGCAACTTGAGCTTCATAAGTTTAGATCCAAAGGTGGACCCCGATGGCTTCGCCATACTGCTGGAGTTCATGTATACGTCTTGCCTCACTCTTAAAGATAACTTCATTATAGCCACCCTCAACACAGCCACATACTTACAGATGGACCATGTGATGGACACATGCCAGAGGTTCATAGACTCCAG GGGCTTGTGTGTGAAGCAGACCAGAGCAGAGATGCTGGTTAAGCACGGCTGTTTATCATCAGAAGCTCCCTTCATCCTTAGAGATGCCCTGAACAGCCAATCCGGTGTTAACTTTAGCACTTACGGTCCTCCCAACCTGCACTATGCAGTCAGCACTTCCACCGAAAGCCCGACTCGCTTCTACAGACATCTGCCGCTCTCGCTGGAGACCTCCAACACCACAAACCCCCTTTGGCAGATCCCCAAGACCGGCGTAATAGCCCGTCAACAGCACTCCCTGCCAGACAGCGGAGACTCGGCTAGGATGATGACTAACGCAGGAGTCACGGAATCCAGAGAAGAGAGGAAACGTCCATCTGTGCTCTTTCGTTCAGCTCGAGCCGAGGGAGACCGGAAGGCTGCGAATGTGCATTCAGAGGTGGAGAACACTGAACCGTGTCACACCAGTGGTCCCGAGAGCCCTCTTAGATCAGACTGCCAGCCCAACTCACCCGCAGAGTCCAGCAGCTGCAGTCGAGGGGCGGCGTCTCCTCCCAGCTCCATCAGTCACCCAAAGGTCCACAACTGGAAGAAGTACAAGTTCATTGTGCTGAACTCCACAGATGGAGGGACTGACAATAGTTCACTAACTCCATCCCACATAGTTACAGAATCCACCAACAAGAGCAATGAAGGCAGAGGGCAGCTCATTATGGATAGCAG ATCTGCGGATGATTGCATCAAAAAAGAAGAGCGTGGCTCACTACCTAACTCTTTGACAGAGGAGAGCAGCATGGGACCCACAAGATCAG AGAGGGACAGACTCTACTGCAACGAGTGCGAGTCCAAGAGTGAATCTGATGCAGAAAAACCTCAGTGGCTGCAGGATGGAAAACCATACAAATGTGACCGCTGCCAAGCCATGTTCCGCTATAAAGGAAACCTAGCTAGCCACAAGTCCGTCCACACag GAGAGAAACCGTACCGCTGCAATGTATGCGGAGCTCAGTTCAACAGGCCTGCCAATCTGAAGACGCATTCACGGATCCACTCAGGAGAAAAACCATACAAATGTGAAACCTGCGGCTCTTGCTTTgtccag GTGGCTCACCTAAGGGCTCACGTactgatccacactggagagaaaccataCCCGTGTGACATCTGCGGAACACGCTTCCGCCACCTCCAGACGCTGAAGAGTCACTTAAGAATACACACAGGCGAGAAGCCTTATCAT TGTGAGAATTGTGACCTGCACTTCCGTCACAAGAGTCAGCTGCGTCTGCATCTGCGGCAGAAGCATGGTGCGGTCACCAACACCAAAGTCCAGTACCGCAAAAGCAGAACAGACCTGCCTGTCGGCTCCCTCGTGACCTCTTGA